Proteins encoded by one window of Aphis gossypii isolate Hap1 chromosome X, ASM2018417v2, whole genome shotgun sequence:
- the LOC114127796 gene encoding proteoglycan 4-like isoform X4: MDNGSEDGIRVDVAYENRERKDSNSERKTVRFDPQPPRVMYLDLEKGYDPTPRPSYLVRQRVVKYQMELSNRSNAKPPLPPRNNVDPLIALAELLEQPLPPTPPPSPVIKMNQPNLKPKPLLNGQLTVTSRGVQHYRRDPASVEALARSTAVGGTHYGNPALPTQFYTALSMNPNVPPKIPKKAKMPPPPPPPLQPKPSTLKATAEVAVQEEPKPSTSKAAVQEESEPSTPKAAVQVEPKPSTSKTAIQKEPKPLKMVVQVEVHVERKPSTSKAAVQEESEPSTSKAAVQEESEPSTPKAAVDMVVQEDPKPSTSKAAVDMVVQEEPKPSTSKAAMDLAIQVEPEPSTSKAAIDLAIQVEPMTNGQTQSDGKQQDDGGNDKKHKGKCKIRDGRCKKCERASSQQADDNNHDGPGMRCLLFTIQCLGCSTM, from the exons ATGGACAACGGATCTGAAGACGGAATTCGTGTCGACGTCGCTTACGAAAACCGCGAACGTAAAGACAGCAATTCTGAACGGAAAACAGTTCGGTTCGACCCGCAACCGCCGAGGGTGATGTATCTCGACTTGGAAAAAGGTTATGATCCAACTCCACGACCGTCGTACTTGGTTCGTCAGCGCGTTGTGAAATATCAGATGGAATTGTCGAATCGCTCGAATGCGAAGCCACCTCTGCCGCCTAGGAATAATGTTGACCCGTTGATTGCGCTCGCCGAGTTACTAGAGCAACCGTTGCCACCTACACCACCGCCTTCACCGGTAATAAAGATGAACCAGCCGAATCTTAAGCCGAAGCCGCTCCTAAATGGACAGTTGACGGTCACCAGTCGGGGCGTGCAGCACTACAGACGCGACCCCGCGTCTGTAGAAGCACTTGCCCGCAGTACCGCTGTAGGAGGAACCCATTACGGAAATCCCGCGTTGCCGACGCAATTTTACACAGCGCTCAGCATGAACCCAAACGTACCGCCGAAAATACCGAAAAAGGCGAAAATGCCACCACCCCCTCCCCCGCCATTGCAACCAAAGCCATCCACGTTAAAGGCCACAGCGGAGGTAGCGGTGCAGGAGGAGCCGAAGCCGTCCACATCAAAGGCGGCAGTGCAGGAGGAGTCGGAGCCGTCCACACCTAAGGCGGCAGTGCAGGTGGAGCCAAAGCCGTCCACATCTAAAACGGCAATTCAGAAAGAGCCGAAGCCGTTAAAGATGGTAGTGCAGGTTGAGGTGCACGTGGAGCGGAAGCCGTCGACTTCTAAGGCGGCAGTGCAG GAGGAGTCGGAGCCGTCCACATCAAAGGCGGCAGTGCAGGAGGAGTCGGAGCCGTCCACACCTAAGGCGGCAGTAGACATGGTGGTGCAGGAGGATCCGAAACCGTCCACATCTAAGGCGGCAGTGGATATGGTGGTGCAGGAGGAGCCGAAGCCGTCCACATCTAAGGCGGCAATGGACTTGGCGATTCAGGTGGAACCGGAGCCGTCCACATCTAAGGCGGCAATTGACTTGGCGATTCAGGTGGAACCGATGACGAACGGTCAGACGCAGTCGGATGGAAAACAGCAGGACGACGGCGGTAATGACAAGAAGCACAAAGGTAAGTGCAAAATACGCGATGGTCGGTGTAAAAAGTGCGAGCGCGCGTCCAGCCAACAAGCGGACGACAACAACCATGATGGACCCGGGATGCGATGTTTGCTTTTCACCATCCAGTGCTTAGGATGCTCCACTATGTGA
- the LOC114127796 gene encoding proteoglycan 4-like isoform X7, with the protein MDNGSEDGIRVDVAYENRERKDSNSERKTVRFDPQPPRVMYLDLEKGYDPTPRPSYLVRQRVVKYQMELSNRSNAKPPLPPRNNVDPLIALAELLEQPLPPTPPPSPVIKMNQPNLKPKPLLNGQLTVTSRGVQHYRRDPASVEALARSTAVGGTHYGNPALPTQFYTALSMNPNVPPKIPKKAKMPPPPPPPLQPKPSTLKATAEVAVQEEPKPSTSKAAVQEESEPSTPKAAVQVEPKPSTSKAAVQVEPKPSTSKAAVQEESEPSTSKAAVQEESEPSTPKAAVDMVVQEDPKPSTSKAAVDMVVQEEPKPSTSKAAMDLAIQVEPEPSTSKAAIDLAIQVEPMTNGQTQSDGKQQDDGGNDKKHKGKCKIRDGRCKKCERASSQQADDNNHDGPGMRCLLFTIQCLGCSTM; encoded by the exons ATGGACAACGGATCTGAAGACGGAATTCGTGTCGACGTCGCTTACGAAAACCGCGAACGTAAAGACAGCAATTCTGAACGGAAAACAGTTCGGTTCGACCCGCAACCGCCGAGGGTGATGTATCTCGACTTGGAAAAAGGTTATGATCCAACTCCACGACCGTCGTACTTGGTTCGTCAGCGCGTTGTGAAATATCAGATGGAATTGTCGAATCGCTCGAATGCGAAGCCACCTCTGCCGCCTAGGAATAATGTTGACCCGTTGATTGCGCTCGCCGAGTTACTAGAGCAACCGTTGCCACCTACACCACCGCCTTCACCGGTAATAAAGATGAACCAGCCGAATCTTAAGCCGAAGCCGCTCCTAAATGGACAGTTGACGGTCACCAGTCGGGGCGTGCAGCACTACAGACGCGACCCCGCGTCTGTAGAAGCACTTGCCCGCAGTACCGCTGTAGGAGGAACCCATTACGGAAATCCCGCGTTGCCGACGCAATTTTACACAGCGCTCAGCATGAACCCAAACGTACCGCCGAAAATACCGAAAAAGGCGAAAATGCCACCACCCCCTCCCCCGCCATTGCAACCAAAGCCATCCACGTTAAAGGCCACAGCGGAGGTAGCGGTGCAGGAGGAGCCGAAGCCGTCCACATCAAAGGCGGCAGTGCAGGAGGAGTCGGAGCCGTCCACACCTAAGGCGGCAGTGCAG GTGGAGCCAAAGCCGTCCACATCAAAGGCGGCAGTGCAGGTGGAGCCAAAGCCGTCCACATCAAAGGCGGCAGTGCAGGAGGAGTCGGAGCCGTCCACATCAAAGGCGGCAGTGCAGGAGGAGTCGGAGCCGTCCACACCTAAGGCGGCAGTAGACATGGTGGTGCAGGAGGATCCGAAACCGTCCACATCTAAGGCGGCAGTGGATATGGTGGTGCAGGAGGAGCCGAAGCCGTCCACATCTAAGGCGGCAATGGACTTGGCGATTCAGGTGGAACCGGAGCCGTCCACATCTAAGGCGGCAATTGACTTGGCGATTCAGGTGGAACCGATGACGAACGGTCAGACGCAGTCGGATGGAAAACAGCAGGACGACGGCGGTAATGACAAGAAGCACAAAGGTAAGTGCAAAATACGCGATGGTCGGTGTAAAAAGTGCGAGCGCGCGTCCAGCCAACAAGCGGACGACAACAACCATGATGGACCCGGGATGCGATGTTTGCTTTTCACCATCCAGTGCTTAGGATGCTCCACTATGTGA
- the LOC114127796 gene encoding proteoglycan 4-like isoform X2: MDNGSEDGIRVDVAYENRERKDSNSERKTVRFDPQPPRVMYLDLEKGYDPTPRPSYLVRQRVVKYQMELSNRSNAKPPLPPRNNVDPLIALAELLEQPLPPTPPPSPVIKMNQPNLKPKPLLNGQLTVTSRGVQHYRRDPASVEALARSTAVGGTHYGNPALPTQFYTALSMNPNVPPKIPKKAKMPPPPPPPLQPKPSTLKATAEVAVQEEPKPSTSKAAVQEESEPSTPKAAVQVEPKPSTSKTAIQKEPKPLKMVVQVEVHVERKPSTSKAAVQVEPKPSTSKAAVQEESEPSTSKAAVQEESEPSTPKAAVDMVVQEDPKPSTSKAAVDMVVQEEPKPSTSKAAMDLAIQVEPEPSTSKAAIDLAIQVEPMTNGQTQSDGKQQDDGGNDKKHKGKCKIRDGRCKKCERASSQQADDNNHDGPGMRCLLFTIQCLGCSTM, from the exons ATGGACAACGGATCTGAAGACGGAATTCGTGTCGACGTCGCTTACGAAAACCGCGAACGTAAAGACAGCAATTCTGAACGGAAAACAGTTCGGTTCGACCCGCAACCGCCGAGGGTGATGTATCTCGACTTGGAAAAAGGTTATGATCCAACTCCACGACCGTCGTACTTGGTTCGTCAGCGCGTTGTGAAATATCAGATGGAATTGTCGAATCGCTCGAATGCGAAGCCACCTCTGCCGCCTAGGAATAATGTTGACCCGTTGATTGCGCTCGCCGAGTTACTAGAGCAACCGTTGCCACCTACACCACCGCCTTCACCGGTAATAAAGATGAACCAGCCGAATCTTAAGCCGAAGCCGCTCCTAAATGGACAGTTGACGGTCACCAGTCGGGGCGTGCAGCACTACAGACGCGACCCCGCGTCTGTAGAAGCACTTGCCCGCAGTACCGCTGTAGGAGGAACCCATTACGGAAATCCCGCGTTGCCGACGCAATTTTACACAGCGCTCAGCATGAACCCAAACGTACCGCCGAAAATACCGAAAAAGGCGAAAATGCCACCACCCCCTCCCCCGCCATTGCAACCAAAGCCATCCACGTTAAAGGCCACAGCGGAGGTAGCGGTGCAGGAGGAGCCGAAGCCGTCCACATCAAAGGCGGCAGTGCAGGAGGAGTCGGAGCCGTCCACACCTAAGGCGGCAGTGCAGGTGGAGCCAAAGCCGTCCACATCTAAAACGGCAATTCAGAAAGAGCCGAAGCCGTTAAAGATGGTAGTGCAGGTTGAGGTGCACGTGGAGCGGAAGCCGTCGACTTCTAAGGCGGCAGTGCAGGTGGAGCCAAAGCCGTCCACATCAAAGGCGGCAGTGCAG GAGGAGTCGGAGCCGTCCACATCAAAGGCGGCAGTGCAGGAGGAGTCGGAGCCGTCCACACCTAAGGCGGCAGTAGACATGGTGGTGCAGGAGGATCCGAAACCGTCCACATCTAAGGCGGCAGTGGATATGGTGGTGCAGGAGGAGCCGAAGCCGTCCACATCTAAGGCGGCAATGGACTTGGCGATTCAGGTGGAACCGGAGCCGTCCACATCTAAGGCGGCAATTGACTTGGCGATTCAGGTGGAACCGATGACGAACGGTCAGACGCAGTCGGATGGAAAACAGCAGGACGACGGCGGTAATGACAAGAAGCACAAAGGTAAGTGCAAAATACGCGATGGTCGGTGTAAAAAGTGCGAGCGCGCGTCCAGCCAACAAGCGGACGACAACAACCATGATGGACCCGGGATGCGATGTTTGCTTTTCACCATCCAGTGCTTAGGATGCTCCACTATGTGA
- the LOC114127796 gene encoding proteoglycan 4-like isoform X8, with translation MDNGSEDGIRVDVAYENRERKDSNSERKTVRFDPQPPRVMYLDLEKGYDPTPRPSYLVRQRVVKYQMELSNRSNAKPPLPPRNNVDPLIALAELLEQPLPPTPPPSPVIKMNQPNLKPKPLLNGQLTVTSRGVQHYRRDPASVEALARSTAVGGTHYGNPALPTQFYTALSMNPNVPPKIPKKAKMPPPPPPPLQPKPSTLKATAEVAVQEEPKPSTSKAAVQEESEPSTPKAAVQVEPKPSTSKAAVQEESEPSTSKAAVQEESEPSTPKAAVDMVVQEDPKPSTSKAAVDMVVQEEPKPSTSKAAMDLAIQVEPEPSTSKAAIDLAIQVEPMTNGQTQSDGKQQDDGGNDKKHKGKCKIRDGRCKKCERASSQQADDNNHDGPGMRCLLFTIQCLGCSTM, from the exons ATGGACAACGGATCTGAAGACGGAATTCGTGTCGACGTCGCTTACGAAAACCGCGAACGTAAAGACAGCAATTCTGAACGGAAAACAGTTCGGTTCGACCCGCAACCGCCGAGGGTGATGTATCTCGACTTGGAAAAAGGTTATGATCCAACTCCACGACCGTCGTACTTGGTTCGTCAGCGCGTTGTGAAATATCAGATGGAATTGTCGAATCGCTCGAATGCGAAGCCACCTCTGCCGCCTAGGAATAATGTTGACCCGTTGATTGCGCTCGCCGAGTTACTAGAGCAACCGTTGCCACCTACACCACCGCCTTCACCGGTAATAAAGATGAACCAGCCGAATCTTAAGCCGAAGCCGCTCCTAAATGGACAGTTGACGGTCACCAGTCGGGGCGTGCAGCACTACAGACGCGACCCCGCGTCTGTAGAAGCACTTGCCCGCAGTACCGCTGTAGGAGGAACCCATTACGGAAATCCCGCGTTGCCGACGCAATTTTACACAGCGCTCAGCATGAACCCAAACGTACCGCCGAAAATACCGAAAAAGGCGAAAATGCCACCACCCCCTCCCCCGCCATTGCAACCAAAGCCATCCACGTTAAAGGCCACAGCGGAGGTAGCGGTGCAGGAGGAGCCGAAGCCGTCCACATCAAAGGCGGCAGTGCAGGAGGAGTCGGAGCCGTCCACACCTAAGGCGGCAGTGCAG GTGGAGCCAAAGCCGTCCACATCAAAGGCGGCAGTGCAGGAGGAGTCGGAGCCGTCCACATCAAAGGCGGCAGTGCAGGAGGAGTCGGAGCCGTCCACACCTAAGGCGGCAGTAGACATGGTGGTGCAGGAGGATCCGAAACCGTCCACATCTAAGGCGGCAGTGGATATGGTGGTGCAGGAGGAGCCGAAGCCGTCCACATCTAAGGCGGCAATGGACTTGGCGATTCAGGTGGAACCGGAGCCGTCCACATCTAAGGCGGCAATTGACTTGGCGATTCAGGTGGAACCGATGACGAACGGTCAGACGCAGTCGGATGGAAAACAGCAGGACGACGGCGGTAATGACAAGAAGCACAAAGGTAAGTGCAAAATACGCGATGGTCGGTGTAAAAAGTGCGAGCGCGCGTCCAGCCAACAAGCGGACGACAACAACCATGATGGACCCGGGATGCGATGTTTGCTTTTCACCATCCAGTGCTTAGGATGCTCCACTATGTGA
- the LOC114127796 gene encoding proteoglycan 4-like isoform X3 — protein MDNGSEDGIRVDVAYENRERKDSNSERKTVRFDPQPPRVMYLDLEKGYDPTPRPSYLVRQRVVKYQMELSNRSNAKPPLPPRNNVDPLIALAELLEQPLPPTPPPSPVIKMNQPNLKPKPLLNGQLTVTSRGVQHYRRDPASVEALARSTAVGGTHYGNPALPTQFYTALSMNPNVPPKIPKKAKMPPPPPPPLQPKPSTLKATAEVAVQEEPKPSTSKAAVQEESEPSTPKAAVQVEPKPSTSKTAIQKEPKPLKMVVQVEVHVERKPSTSKAAVQVEPKPSTSKAAVQVEPKPSTSKAAVQEESEPSTSKAAVQEESEPSTPKAAVDMVVQEDPKPSTSKAAVDMVVQEEPKPSTSKAAMDLAIQVEPMTNGQTQSDGKQQDDGGNDKKHKGKCKIRDGRCKKCERASSQQADDNNHDGPGMRCLLFTIQCLGCSTM, from the exons ATGGACAACGGATCTGAAGACGGAATTCGTGTCGACGTCGCTTACGAAAACCGCGAACGTAAAGACAGCAATTCTGAACGGAAAACAGTTCGGTTCGACCCGCAACCGCCGAGGGTGATGTATCTCGACTTGGAAAAAGGTTATGATCCAACTCCACGACCGTCGTACTTGGTTCGTCAGCGCGTTGTGAAATATCAGATGGAATTGTCGAATCGCTCGAATGCGAAGCCACCTCTGCCGCCTAGGAATAATGTTGACCCGTTGATTGCGCTCGCCGAGTTACTAGAGCAACCGTTGCCACCTACACCACCGCCTTCACCGGTAATAAAGATGAACCAGCCGAATCTTAAGCCGAAGCCGCTCCTAAATGGACAGTTGACGGTCACCAGTCGGGGCGTGCAGCACTACAGACGCGACCCCGCGTCTGTAGAAGCACTTGCCCGCAGTACCGCTGTAGGAGGAACCCATTACGGAAATCCCGCGTTGCCGACGCAATTTTACACAGCGCTCAGCATGAACCCAAACGTACCGCCGAAAATACCGAAAAAGGCGAAAATGCCACCACCCCCTCCCCCGCCATTGCAACCAAAGCCATCCACGTTAAAGGCCACAGCGGAGGTAGCGGTGCAGGAGGAGCCGAAGCCGTCCACATCAAAGGCGGCAGTGCAGGAGGAGTCGGAGCCGTCCACACCTAAGGCGGCAGTGCAGGTGGAGCCAAAGCCGTCCACATCTAAAACGGCAATTCAGAAAGAGCCGAAGCCGTTAAAGATGGTAGTGCAGGTTGAGGTGCACGTGGAGCGGAAGCCGTCGACTTCTAAGGCGGCAGTGCAGGTGGAGCCAAAGCCGTCCACATCAAAGGCGGCAGTGCAGGTGGAGCCAAAGCCGTCCACATCAAAGGCGGCAGTGCAGGAGGAGTCGGAGCCGTCCACATCAAAGGCGGCAGTGCAGGAGGAGTCGGAGCCGTCCACACCTAAGGCGGCAGTAGACATGGTGGTGCAGGAGGATCCGAAACCGTCCACATCTAAGGCGGCAGTGGATATGGTGGTGCAGGAGGAGCCGAAGCCGTCCACATCTAAGGCGGCAATGGACTTGGCGATTCAG GTGGAACCGATGACGAACGGTCAGACGCAGTCGGATGGAAAACAGCAGGACGACGGCGGTAATGACAAGAAGCACAAAGGTAAGTGCAAAATACGCGATGGTCGGTGTAAAAAGTGCGAGCGCGCGTCCAGCCAACAAGCGGACGACAACAACCATGATGGACCCGGGATGCGATGTTTGCTTTTCACCATCCAGTGCTTAGGATGCTCCACTATGTGA
- the LOC114127796 gene encoding proteoglycan 4-like isoform X6, whose amino-acid sequence MDNGSEDGIRVDVAYENRERKDSNSERKTVRFDPQPPRVMYLDLEKGYDPTPRPSYLVRQRVVKYQMELSNRSNAKPPLPPRNNVDPLIALAELLEQPLPPTPPPSPVIKMNQPNLKPKPLLNGQLTVTSRGVQHYRRDPASVEALARSTAVGGTHYGNPALPTQFYTALSMNPNVPPKIPKKAKMPPPPPPPLQPKPSTLKATAEVAVQEEPKPSTSKAAVQEESEPSTPKAAVQVEPKPSTSKTAIQKEPKPLKMVVQVEVHVERKPSTSKAAVQEESEPSTPKAAVDMVVQEDPKPSTSKAAVDMVVQEEPKPSTSKAAMDLAIQVEPEPSTSKAAIDLAIQVEPMTNGQTQSDGKQQDDGGNDKKHKGKCKIRDGRCKKCERASSQQADDNNHDGPGMRCLLFTIQCLGCSTM is encoded by the exons ATGGACAACGGATCTGAAGACGGAATTCGTGTCGACGTCGCTTACGAAAACCGCGAACGTAAAGACAGCAATTCTGAACGGAAAACAGTTCGGTTCGACCCGCAACCGCCGAGGGTGATGTATCTCGACTTGGAAAAAGGTTATGATCCAACTCCACGACCGTCGTACTTGGTTCGTCAGCGCGTTGTGAAATATCAGATGGAATTGTCGAATCGCTCGAATGCGAAGCCACCTCTGCCGCCTAGGAATAATGTTGACCCGTTGATTGCGCTCGCCGAGTTACTAGAGCAACCGTTGCCACCTACACCACCGCCTTCACCGGTAATAAAGATGAACCAGCCGAATCTTAAGCCGAAGCCGCTCCTAAATGGACAGTTGACGGTCACCAGTCGGGGCGTGCAGCACTACAGACGCGACCCCGCGTCTGTAGAAGCACTTGCCCGCAGTACCGCTGTAGGAGGAACCCATTACGGAAATCCCGCGTTGCCGACGCAATTTTACACAGCGCTCAGCATGAACCCAAACGTACCGCCGAAAATACCGAAAAAGGCGAAAATGCCACCACCCCCTCCCCCGCCATTGCAACCAAAGCCATCCACGTTAAAGGCCACAGCGGAGGTAGCGGTGCAGGAGGAGCCGAAGCCGTCCACATCAAAGGCGGCAGTGCAGGAGGAGTCGGAGCCGTCCACACCTAAGGCGGCAGTGCAGGTGGAGCCAAAGCCGTCCACATCTAAAACGGCAATTCAGAAAGAGCCGAAGCCGTTAAAGATGGTAGTGCAGGTTGAGGTGCACGTGGAGCGGAAGCCGTCGACTTCTAAGGCGGCAGTGCAG GAGGAGTCGGAGCCGTCCACACCTAAGGCGGCAGTAGACATGGTGGTGCAGGAGGATCCGAAACCGTCCACATCTAAGGCGGCAGTGGATATGGTGGTGCAGGAGGAGCCGAAGCCGTCCACATCTAAGGCGGCAATGGACTTGGCGATTCAGGTGGAACCGGAGCCGTCCACATCTAAGGCGGCAATTGACTTGGCGATTCAGGTGGAACCGATGACGAACGGTCAGACGCAGTCGGATGGAAAACAGCAGGACGACGGCGGTAATGACAAGAAGCACAAAGGTAAGTGCAAAATACGCGATGGTCGGTGTAAAAAGTGCGAGCGCGCGTCCAGCCAACAAGCGGACGACAACAACCATGATGGACCCGGGATGCGATGTTTGCTTTTCACCATCCAGTGCTTAGGATGCTCCACTATGTGA
- the LOC114127796 gene encoding proteoglycan 4-like isoform X5, whose product MDNGSEDGIRVDVAYENRERKDSNSERKTVRFDPQPPRVMYLDLEKGYDPTPRPSYLVRQRVVKYQMELSNRSNAKPPLPPRNNVDPLIALAELLEQPLPPTPPPSPVIKMNQPNLKPKPLLNGQLTVTSRGVQHYRRDPASVEALARSTAVGGTHYGNPALPTQFYTALSMNPNVPPKIPKKAKMPPPPPPPLQPKPSTLKATAEVAVQEEPKPSTSKAAVQEESEPSTPKAAVQVEPKPSTSKTAIQKEPKPLKMVVQVEVHVERKPSTSKAAVQVEPKPSTSKAAVQEESEPSTPKAAVDMVVQEDPKPSTSKAAVDMVVQEEPKPSTSKAAMDLAIQVEPEPSTSKAAIDLAIQVEPMTNGQTQSDGKQQDDGGNDKKHKGKCKIRDGRCKKCERASSQQADDNNHDGPGMRCLLFTIQCLGCSTM is encoded by the exons ATGGACAACGGATCTGAAGACGGAATTCGTGTCGACGTCGCTTACGAAAACCGCGAACGTAAAGACAGCAATTCTGAACGGAAAACAGTTCGGTTCGACCCGCAACCGCCGAGGGTGATGTATCTCGACTTGGAAAAAGGTTATGATCCAACTCCACGACCGTCGTACTTGGTTCGTCAGCGCGTTGTGAAATATCAGATGGAATTGTCGAATCGCTCGAATGCGAAGCCACCTCTGCCGCCTAGGAATAATGTTGACCCGTTGATTGCGCTCGCCGAGTTACTAGAGCAACCGTTGCCACCTACACCACCGCCTTCACCGGTAATAAAGATGAACCAGCCGAATCTTAAGCCGAAGCCGCTCCTAAATGGACAGTTGACGGTCACCAGTCGGGGCGTGCAGCACTACAGACGCGACCCCGCGTCTGTAGAAGCACTTGCCCGCAGTACCGCTGTAGGAGGAACCCATTACGGAAATCCCGCGTTGCCGACGCAATTTTACACAGCGCTCAGCATGAACCCAAACGTACCGCCGAAAATACCGAAAAAGGCGAAAATGCCACCACCCCCTCCCCCGCCATTGCAACCAAAGCCATCCACGTTAAAGGCCACAGCGGAGGTAGCGGTGCAGGAGGAGCCGAAGCCGTCCACATCAAAGGCGGCAGTGCAGGAGGAGTCGGAGCCGTCCACACCTAAGGCGGCAGTGCAGGTGGAGCCAAAGCCGTCCACATCTAAAACGGCAATTCAGAAAGAGCCGAAGCCGTTAAAGATGGTAGTGCAGGTTGAGGTGCACGTGGAGCGGAAGCCGTCGACTTCTAAGGCGGCAGTGCAGGTGGAGCCAAAGCCGTCCACATCAAAGGCGGCAGTGCAG GAGGAGTCGGAGCCGTCCACACCTAAGGCGGCAGTAGACATGGTGGTGCAGGAGGATCCGAAACCGTCCACATCTAAGGCGGCAGTGGATATGGTGGTGCAGGAGGAGCCGAAGCCGTCCACATCTAAGGCGGCAATGGACTTGGCGATTCAGGTGGAACCGGAGCCGTCCACATCTAAGGCGGCAATTGACTTGGCGATTCAGGTGGAACCGATGACGAACGGTCAGACGCAGTCGGATGGAAAACAGCAGGACGACGGCGGTAATGACAAGAAGCACAAAGGTAAGTGCAAAATACGCGATGGTCGGTGTAAAAAGTGCGAGCGCGCGTCCAGCCAACAAGCGGACGACAACAACCATGATGGACCCGGGATGCGATGTTTGCTTTTCACCATCCAGTGCTTAGGATGCTCCACTATGTGA
- the LOC114127796 gene encoding proteoglycan 4-like isoform X9, protein MDNGSEDGIRVDVAYENRERKDSNSERKTVRFDPQPPRVMYLDLEKGYDPTPRPSYLVRQRVVKYQMELSNRSNAKPPLPPRNNVDPLIALAELLEQPLPPTPPPSPVIKMNQPNLKPKPLLNGQLTVTSRGVQHYRRDPASVEALARSTAVGGTHYGNPALPTQFYTALSMNPNVPPKIPKKAKMPPPPPPPLQPKPSTLKATAEVAVQEEPKPSTSKAAVQEESEPSTPKAAVQVEPKPSTSKAAVQEESEPSTPKAAVDMVVQEDPKPSTSKAAVDMVVQEEPKPSTSKAAMDLAIQVEPEPSTSKAAIDLAIQVEPMTNGQTQSDGKQQDDGGNDKKHKGKCKIRDGRCKKCERASSQQADDNNHDGPGMRCLLFTIQCLGCSTM, encoded by the exons ATGGACAACGGATCTGAAGACGGAATTCGTGTCGACGTCGCTTACGAAAACCGCGAACGTAAAGACAGCAATTCTGAACGGAAAACAGTTCGGTTCGACCCGCAACCGCCGAGGGTGATGTATCTCGACTTGGAAAAAGGTTATGATCCAACTCCACGACCGTCGTACTTGGTTCGTCAGCGCGTTGTGAAATATCAGATGGAATTGTCGAATCGCTCGAATGCGAAGCCACCTCTGCCGCCTAGGAATAATGTTGACCCGTTGATTGCGCTCGCCGAGTTACTAGAGCAACCGTTGCCACCTACACCACCGCCTTCACCGGTAATAAAGATGAACCAGCCGAATCTTAAGCCGAAGCCGCTCCTAAATGGACAGTTGACGGTCACCAGTCGGGGCGTGCAGCACTACAGACGCGACCCCGCGTCTGTAGAAGCACTTGCCCGCAGTACCGCTGTAGGAGGAACCCATTACGGAAATCCCGCGTTGCCGACGCAATTTTACACAGCGCTCAGCATGAACCCAAACGTACCGCCGAAAATACCGAAAAAGGCGAAAATGCCACCACCCCCTCCCCCGCCATTGCAACCAAAGCCATCCACGTTAAAGGCCACAGCGGAGGTAGCGGTGCAGGAGGAGCCGAAGCCGTCCACATCAAAGGCGGCAGTGCAGGAGGAGTCGGAGCCGTCCACACCTAAGGCGGCAGTGCAG GTGGAGCCAAAGCCGTCCACATCAAAGGCGGCAGTGCAG GAGGAGTCGGAGCCGTCCACACCTAAGGCGGCAGTAGACATGGTGGTGCAGGAGGATCCGAAACCGTCCACATCTAAGGCGGCAGTGGATATGGTGGTGCAGGAGGAGCCGAAGCCGTCCACATCTAAGGCGGCAATGGACTTGGCGATTCAGGTGGAACCGGAGCCGTCCACATCTAAGGCGGCAATTGACTTGGCGATTCAGGTGGAACCGATGACGAACGGTCAGACGCAGTCGGATGGAAAACAGCAGGACGACGGCGGTAATGACAAGAAGCACAAAGGTAAGTGCAAAATACGCGATGGTCGGTGTAAAAAGTGCGAGCGCGCGTCCAGCCAACAAGCGGACGACAACAACCATGATGGACCCGGGATGCGATGTTTGCTTTTCACCATCCAGTGCTTAGGATGCTCCACTATGTGA